The following are encoded in a window of Scophthalmus maximus strain ysfricsl-2021 chromosome 2, ASM2237912v1, whole genome shotgun sequence genomic DNA:
- the rbmx2 gene encoding RNA-binding motif protein, X-linked 2 → MNPLTKVKLINELNEREADLGVKETVSWHSEYRDSAWIFVGGFPYELTEGDIICVFSQYGEVVNINLVRDKATGKSKGFCFICYEDQRSTVLAVDNFNGIKIKGRTIRVDHVKDYRPPKDHEDIDDVTKSLREQGCAPKVTATAKSSSSASSSEEEEQYSVPVKKPKKDKKEKKKKKKEKKEKKKKKAEKEREVGGRVSSSSASPPPPLRPPPPPSAIRVKEEKEDADYDKYNQRGAPPAGGRQNGQRAGEEGEGRREEERRRNDERESKGDWRRETDRDRRRETDDRQRETDDRRRETNRDERRRETDRDGDRRRETDDRRRETYRDDERRRETDRDRDGERRREMDRDRDERRRRDR, encoded by the exons ATGAA TCCGCTGACGAAGGTGAAGCTGATCAACGAGCTGAACGAGCGCGAGGCCGACCTCGGGGTGAAGGAGACGGTGTCCTGGCACTCGGAGTACAGAGACAGCGCCTGGATCTTTGTCG GAGGATTTCCGTACGAGCTGACCGAGGGCGACATCATCTGCGTCTTCTCTCA GTACGGGGAGGTGGTCAACATCAACCTGGTGCGAGACAAGGCGACGGGCAAGTCCAAAGGTTTCTGCTTCATCTGCTACGAGGACCAGCGCAGCACCGTCCTGGCTGTGGACAACTTCAACGGCATCAAG ATTAAAGGTCGGACGATTCGCGTGGATCACGTGAAAGACTACCGTCCTCCCAAAGACCACGAGGACATTGACGACGTGACCAAGAGCCTGAGGGAGCAGGGCTGCGCTCCCAAAGTCACCGCCACCGCCAAGTCGTCCtcgtccgcctcctcctccgaggaagaggagcagtacAGCGTCCCGGTGAAGAAGCCCAAGAAAG acaagaaagagaagaagaagaagaagaaagagaagaaggagaagaagaagaagaaggcggagaaggagagggaggtgggggggcgcgtgtcctcctcctccgcctcgcctccccctcctcttcgtcctcctcctcctccctccgccatCAGAgtcaaagaggagaaggaggacgcAGACTACGACAAGTACAACCAGAGGGGGGCGCCGCCAGCGGGAGGACGACAGAACGGACAGagggcgggggaggagggggaggggaggagagaggaagagaggaggaggaacgatgagagggagagcaagggagactggaggagagagacagatcgAGACAGACGAAGAGAGACAGacgacaggcagagagagacagatgatagaagaagagagacaaacagagatgagagaaggagagagacagacagagacggcgATAGAcgaagagagacagatgataGACGAAGAGAAACGTACAGAGACGacgaaagaagaagagagacagacagagacagagatggtgagagaaggagagagatggacagggacagagacgagagaagaagaagagacagatga